A genome region from Rhodanobacter thiooxydans includes the following:
- a CDS encoding TonB-dependent receptor, whose translation MSNPNPLTAALAAALLLAFAPPVVAGSASGPEQATNLKPVNVRAASVDGYAAAGTDTATRTRSLLRDIPQSITVVTGDLIRDLAMTSMADAVRYMPGVGMGQGEGHRDAPILRGNGSTADLFIDGMRDDVQYFRDLYNIERVEALKGPNAMIFGRGGSGGVLNRVSKAADGQQHRELSLQLGEQQRRRLTADFGEPVGDSAAFRVTGLYEDSGSYRDGVTLKRYGINPTLALRAGERTQVTLGYEHFRDERVTDRGVPSYRGLPLPTAASTFFGDPRQSPTWVTVDAFNALVDHDFGNGVSLRNRTRYADYDKFYQNVFPGAVNAAGTQVSISAYSNATRRRNLFNQTDLTYELVTGAVHHTLLGGLELGRQSTDNFRRTGYFGGPAFAGTSARVPVSDPRYTLPVDFRQSATDPSNHGIAKVAALYLQDQIEFSPQWQAVLGLRYDRFTVDFHDHRSGQDFSSTDNLVSPRAGLVYKPVEPLSLYASYSIAHQPRAGEQLTSLTLGNRTLEPERFTNRELGAKWDVSPALALTAAVYRLDRSNVAVTNPAWDPATNPGVPQSLLVDGQRIKGVELGFSGRLTSAWSVMGGYAWQEGEITRPLSPSLPAGTRLAQLPKHSASLWNRYDFTPMWGAGIGAIHQGSVFASTSNKVTLKGYTRYDAAVFLTLSPQLRLQLNVENLFDKRYFVSAHNDNNITPGSPRAFYLGVNVRL comes from the coding sequence ATGTCCAATCCAAACCCTCTCACTGCGGCGCTCGCTGCGGCGCTGCTTCTCGCGTTCGCCCCGCCCGTCGTCGCCGGATCCGCGTCGGGTCCGGAACAGGCCACCAATCTCAAGCCGGTCAATGTCCGCGCGGCGAGTGTCGACGGCTACGCGGCGGCCGGTACCGACACGGCGACCCGGACGCGTTCCCTGCTGCGCGATATCCCGCAGTCGATCACGGTGGTGACCGGCGACCTGATCCGCGACCTGGCGATGACGAGCATGGCCGACGCCGTGCGCTACATGCCCGGCGTCGGCATGGGGCAGGGCGAGGGCCACCGCGATGCGCCGATATTGCGCGGCAACGGCTCCACCGCCGATCTGTTCATCGACGGCATGCGCGACGACGTGCAGTACTTCCGCGACCTGTACAACATCGAACGGGTGGAGGCGCTGAAGGGGCCGAACGCGATGATCTTCGGGCGCGGCGGTTCCGGCGGCGTGCTCAACCGGGTCAGCAAGGCGGCCGATGGCCAGCAGCACCGCGAGCTGTCGCTGCAACTGGGCGAGCAGCAGCGCCGGCGCCTTACCGCCGACTTCGGCGAGCCGGTCGGGGACAGTGCCGCGTTCCGTGTGACCGGGCTGTACGAGGATTCCGGGAGTTACCGCGACGGCGTCACGCTGAAGCGCTACGGCATCAATCCGACGCTCGCGTTGCGCGCCGGCGAGCGCACCCAGGTGACGCTGGGCTACGAGCACTTCCGCGACGAGCGGGTCACCGACCGCGGCGTGCCGTCATACCGGGGGTTGCCGCTGCCCACCGCCGCCTCGACCTTCTTCGGCGATCCGCGGCAGAGCCCGACCTGGGTCACGGTGGACGCGTTCAATGCCCTGGTCGACCACGATTTCGGCAACGGCGTGAGCCTGCGCAACCGCACCCGCTACGCCGACTACGACAAGTTCTACCAGAATGTATTTCCCGGTGCGGTCAACGCCGCCGGCACGCAGGTGTCGATCTCGGCCTACAGCAATGCCACCCGGCGCCGGAATCTGTTCAACCAGACCGACCTTACGTATGAACTGGTGACCGGCGCAGTCCACCACACCCTGCTCGGCGGACTCGAGCTGGGCCGCCAGAGCACCGACAATTTCCGTCGCACCGGCTATTTTGGCGGACCCGCCTTCGCCGGGACTTCGGCCAGGGTGCCGGTGTCGGACCCGCGCTACACGCTGCCGGTCGATTTCCGGCAGAGCGCGACCGACCCCAGCAATCACGGCATCGCCAAGGTCGCCGCGCTGTATCTCCAGGACCAGATCGAGTTCTCGCCGCAATGGCAGGCGGTCCTCGGTCTGCGCTACGACCGCTTCACGGTCGATTTCCACGACCATCGCAGTGGCCAGGATTTCTCCAGCACCGACAACCTGGTGTCGCCGCGCGCGGGCCTGGTCTACAAGCCGGTTGAACCGCTGTCGCTGTACGCCAGCTACAGCATCGCCCACCAGCCACGCGCGGGCGAGCAGCTCACCTCGCTTACGCTGGGCAACCGCACACTGGAGCCGGAGCGGTTCACCAACCGCGAACTCGGCGCGAAGTGGGATGTGAGCCCCGCGCTGGCGCTGACCGCGGCGGTCTACCGGCTCGACCGCAGCAACGTGGCGGTGACCAACCCGGCCTGGGACCCGGCGACCAACCCGGGTGTGCCGCAGTCGCTGCTGGTGGACGGCCAGCGCATCAAGGGCGTCGAGCTCGGTTTCAGCGGCAGGCTGACTTCGGCGTGGAGCGTCATGGGCGGCTATGCCTGGCAGGAGGGCGAGATCACCAGGCCGTTGTCGCCGAGTCTCCCCGCCGGCACCCGGCTGGCGCAGTTGCCCAAGCACAGTGCCTCGCTGTGGAACCGCTACGACTTCACTCCGATGTGGGGTGCGGGCATCGGCGCGATCCATCAAGGGTCGGTGTTCGCCTCCACCAGCAATAAGGTGACGCTGAAGGGCTATACCCGCTACGACGCGGCGGTGTTCCTGACGCTGAGTCCGCAGCTGCGGTTGCAGCTCAATGTCGAGAATCTTTTCGACAAGCGGTATTTCGTCAGCGCGCACAACGACAACAACATCACCCCGGGTTCGCCGCGCGCGTTCTACCTGGGGGTGAACGTCAGGCTCTGA
- the trhA gene encoding PAQR family membrane homeostasis protein TrhA has product MSTSVAAIPRYSFGDELASSIVHGLGIVLSIAGLATLVAFAALHGNALTVVACAVFGTSLVLLYTASTLYHSIPVAAAKPTLRALDHIAIYVLIAGTYTPFTLVALPGAWGWSLFVAVWALALAGSALELGLLGRYHRLAVLLYVGMGWIGMVAFKPLSEHLQTGGIVLLLAGGLAYTLGVPFYLWRRLPYHHALWHVFVLAGSVLHFLAVLLYVIPDPA; this is encoded by the coding sequence ATGTCCACCTCCGTCGCGGCGATTCCCCGTTACAGCTTCGGCGACGAGCTGGCCAGCAGCATCGTGCATGGTCTCGGCATCGTGCTCAGCATTGCCGGGCTGGCGACGCTGGTGGCGTTCGCCGCGCTGCACGGCAATGCGCTGACGGTGGTGGCCTGCGCGGTGTTCGGCACCTCGCTGGTGCTGCTGTACACCGCCTCCACGCTCTATCACTCGATCCCCGTGGCGGCCGCAAAGCCGACGCTGCGTGCGCTCGACCACATCGCGATCTACGTGCTGATCGCCGGCACCTACACCCCGTTCACCCTGGTGGCTCTGCCGGGGGCGTGGGGCTGGAGCCTGTTCGTGGCGGTGTGGGCGCTGGCACTGGCCGGCAGTGCGCTGGAGCTGGGCCTGCTCGGGCGTTACCACAGGCTGGCGGTGCTGCTGTACGTGGGCATGGGCTGGATCGGCATGGTCGCGTTCAAGCCGCTCAGCGAGCATCTGCAGACCGGCGGCATCGTGCTGCTGCTGGCCGGCGGGCTGGCTTATACGCTGGGCGTGCCGTTCTACCTGTGGCGGCGGCTGCCGTACCACCACGCGCTGTGGCACGTATTCGTGCTGGCCGGCAGCGTGCTGCACTTCCTCGCTGTGTTGCTGTATGTGATTCCCGACCCGGCATGA
- a CDS encoding FAD/NAD(P)-binding protein: MFRRVAIIGGGAAAATLLSELLERAAAQPLQLDWFTGGGAPARGVAYGTMSERHLLNVRAASMSMFAGRPRGFLDFVQRDDPAVAGTDFLPRRRYGDYLEAEVARALRHGKTRGHHVNIIPFAVDALVPERDGVTVIHGEESHRADAAVLALGALPPQPLAGVGAAALASGRYVVDPWPLLAGAAELQPPPRKVVLIGLGLTAVDVLLELSMQWPQAEFVAISRHGSLPAAHLPAAAAPSGDGAELVEAMRDAPEIHRWMRLLREAIAQEGEWRTVVDSLRPHLPALWAELSPEQRARFMRHARWAWERVRHRMPPQVREAIAALERDARLQRQCGRVHAVELAGDALQLTVGHAGATHTLDAELVIQTVGLETDLRRCNHRLLSQLLTNAHIAPDPLGLGVQADSDGHLRHGERCWPNLFAIGSLLRGTLWESTAMPEIRQQARHLADQLLGG, encoded by the coding sequence ATGTTTCGACGGGTCGCCATCATCGGCGGCGGCGCCGCGGCCGCCACGCTGCTCAGCGAGCTGCTGGAGCGTGCGGCGGCGCAGCCGTTGCAGCTGGACTGGTTCACCGGCGGAGGCGCGCCGGCGCGCGGGGTGGCCTACGGCACCATGTCGGAGCGCCATCTGCTGAACGTGCGCGCGGCTTCGATGAGCATGTTCGCCGGCAGGCCGCGCGGCTTCCTGGATTTCGTGCAGCGCGACGACCCCGCCGTCGCCGGCACCGACTTCCTGCCGCGCCGCCGCTATGGCGACTACCTCGAGGCAGAGGTGGCGCGCGCGCTGCGGCATGGCAAGACGCGCGGGCACCACGTCAACATCATCCCGTTCGCGGTCGATGCGCTGGTGCCCGAGCGTGATGGCGTCACCGTGATCCACGGCGAAGAAAGCCATCGGGCCGACGCCGCCGTGCTGGCGCTGGGCGCGCTGCCGCCGCAGCCGCTGGCCGGCGTCGGCGCCGCCGCGCTCGCCAGCGGTCGCTACGTGGTCGACCCGTGGCCGCTGCTGGCCGGTGCCGCCGAGCTGCAACCGCCGCCGCGCAAGGTCGTGCTGATCGGGCTGGGGCTGACCGCGGTCGACGTGCTGCTGGAGCTGTCCATGCAGTGGCCGCAGGCCGAATTCGTCGCGATCTCCCGTCACGGCAGCTTGCCGGCGGCGCACCTGCCCGCAGCCGCCGCCCCCAGCGGCGACGGCGCCGAGCTGGTCGAGGCGATGCGCGACGCGCCGGAGATCCACCGCTGGATGCGCCTGCTGCGCGAGGCGATCGCGCAGGAAGGCGAGTGGCGCACCGTCGTCGACAGCCTGCGCCCGCACCTGCCGGCACTGTGGGCCGAGCTGTCGCCGGAGCAGCGCGCGCGCTTCATGCGCCACGCGCGCTGGGCATGGGAGCGCGTGCGCCACCGCATGCCGCCGCAGGTACGCGAGGCGATCGCTGCGCTCGAACGCGACGCCCGACTGCAACGCCAGTGCGGACGCGTGCACGCGGTGGAGCTCGCCGGCGATGCGCTGCAACTGACCGTGGGCCACGCCGGCGCGACCCACACGCTGGACGCCGAGCTGGTGATCCAGACCGTGGGCCTGGAAACCGATCTGCGCCGCTGCAACCACCGGCTGCTCAGCCAGCTGCTCACCAACGCGCATATCGCGCCCGACCCGCTCGGCCTCGGCGTGCAGGCCGACAGCGACGGCCACCTGCGGCACGGCGAGCGCTGCTGGCCGAACCTATTCGCCATCGGCAGCCTGCTGCGCGGCACCTTGTGGGAATCCACCGCGATGCCGGAAATCCGCCAGCAGGCGCGCCACCTGGCCGACCAGCTGCTGGGCGGCTGA
- the cls gene encoding cardiolipin synthase yields the protein MTASLLTACIAAAHLLGLFAAMHAVMHMRTPQGAVGWTLGLLLLPYVTLLPYLYLGSSRFLGYRAGHRAPAAPALSTTADAAAPVDPGCERYAAISALQRRPFRSGHRLRLLIDGTAAFEAMLGAMAGARHSLLVQFFIIHDDTLGRRLQQVLLERAAAGVRVCVLFDGIGSHALPQQYVETLRAGGVAIHRFATRRWRNRFQLNFRNHRKILVVDGTRGFVGGLNAGDEYLGLKPPLAPWRDTQLELAGPAVADLQQLFADDWHWITGTALPLCPVPPADGNASALVVACGPADPQETGSLFFAAAINAARQRVWLSTPYFVPDHAVRAALQLAVLRGVDVRVLIPARPDHRTVFLASTLHAYAAVRAGIRVFRYQPGFLHQKALLIDRDTAAIGSLNLDSRSFRLNFEVAALAVDHAFAAEVAAMFNADFTRAKAIDEREYREAPYLHRVAMHVARLFDPLL from the coding sequence ATGACCGCCAGCCTGCTCACCGCCTGCATCGCTGCGGCGCACCTGCTGGGCCTGTTCGCGGCGATGCATGCGGTGATGCACATGCGCACGCCGCAGGGCGCGGTTGGCTGGACGCTCGGCCTGCTGCTGCTGCCCTACGTGACCCTGCTGCCCTACCTGTACCTGGGCTCCAGCCGCTTCCTCGGCTACCGCGCCGGACACCGCGCGCCGGCGGCGCCCGCGCTGTCCACCACGGCCGACGCCGCGGCGCCGGTCGACCCGGGCTGCGAGCGCTACGCCGCGATCAGCGCGCTGCAGCGGCGGCCGTTCCGCAGCGGCCACCGGCTGCGCCTGCTGATCGACGGCACGGCCGCGTTCGAGGCCATGCTCGGCGCGATGGCCGGCGCCCGGCACAGCCTGCTGGTGCAGTTCTTCATCATCCACGACGACACGCTCGGCCGGCGCCTGCAGCAGGTGCTGCTGGAGCGCGCCGCCGCCGGCGTGCGCGTGTGCGTGCTGTTCGACGGCATCGGCAGCCACGCGCTGCCGCAGCAGTACGTCGAGACCCTGCGCGCCGGCGGCGTGGCGATCCACCGCTTCGCCACGCGCCGCTGGCGCAACCGCTTCCAGCTGAACTTTCGCAACCACCGCAAGATCCTGGTGGTGGACGGCACGCGCGGTTTCGTCGGCGGGCTCAACGCGGGCGACGAATACCTGGGCCTGAAGCCGCCGCTGGCGCCGTGGCGCGACACCCAGCTGGAACTCGCCGGGCCGGCGGTGGCCGACCTGCAGCAGCTGTTCGCCGACGACTGGCACTGGATCACCGGCACGGCGCTGCCGCTGTGCCCGGTGCCGCCCGCCGACGGCAACGCCAGCGCACTGGTGGTGGCCTGCGGCCCGGCCGACCCGCAGGAGACCGGCTCGCTGTTCTTCGCCGCCGCGATCAACGCAGCGCGCCAGCGCGTCTGGCTGAGCACACCGTACTTCGTGCCCGACCACGCGGTGCGCGCCGCGCTGCAGCTGGCCGTGCTGCGCGGAGTGGACGTGCGCGTGCTGATCCCCGCACGGCCGGATCACCGCACCGTGTTCCTCGCCTCCACCCTGCACGCCTACGCCGCCGTGCGCGCCGGCATCCGCGTGTTCCGCTACCAGCCCGGCTTCCTGCACCAGAAGGCGCTGCTGATCGACCGCGACACCGCCGCGATCGGCAGCCTGAACCTGGACAGCCGCTCGTTCCGGCTCAACTTCGAGGTCGCCGCGCTGGCGGTGGACCATGCCTTCGCCGCCGAGGTGGCGGCGATGTTCAACGCCGACTTCACCCGCGCCAAAGCGATCGACGAGCGCGAATACCGCGAGGCACCCTACCTGCACCGGGTGGCCATGCATGTGGCACGCTTGTTCGACCCCCTGCTGTAG
- a CDS encoding alpha/beta hydrolase-fold protein, producing the protein MHRLVLLLCLMATGVAARAGEAPRFVERSLQLHGVSYRYQVFVPEGWTAKRDWPVVLFLHGSGERGSDNRAQLSQGLPHWLVQHGADFPAVVVIPQAPDGSQWNGAIEAMALKALDDSLGEWHGDRRRLYLTGLSMGGYGAWQIALDHPGMFAAAAIICGGIRHPNDSLELQVVGIPADVGDRYAWVAAHIGALPTWIFNGADDDVVPPAESRRMDAALQARGSEVRHTEFPGVGHVSWPQAYATASLWPWMFAHRLPAR; encoded by the coding sequence ATGCACCGACTCGTCCTGTTGCTCTGCCTGATGGCCACCGGCGTGGCCGCCCGCGCCGGCGAAGCGCCGCGCTTCGTGGAACGCTCGCTGCAGCTGCACGGCGTCAGCTACCGCTACCAGGTGTTCGTGCCGGAAGGCTGGACGGCCAAACGCGACTGGCCGGTGGTGCTGTTCCTGCACGGCAGCGGCGAGCGCGGCAGCGACAACCGCGCCCAGCTCAGCCAGGGCCTGCCGCACTGGCTGGTGCAGCACGGCGCGGATTTCCCGGCCGTGGTGGTGATCCCGCAGGCGCCTGACGGCAGCCAATGGAACGGTGCGATCGAGGCAATGGCACTCAAGGCGCTCGACGACAGCCTCGGCGAATGGCACGGCGACCGCCGGCGGCTCTACCTCACCGGCCTGTCGATGGGCGGCTACGGTGCCTGGCAGATCGCGCTGGATCACCCCGGCATGTTCGCCGCCGCCGCGATCATCTGCGGCGGCATCCGTCACCCGAACGACAGCCTCGAGCTGCAGGTGGTGGGCATTCCCGCCGACGTCGGCGACCGCTACGCCTGGGTCGCCGCACACATCGGCGCGCTGCCGACGTGGATCTTCAACGGCGCCGATGACGACGTGGTGCCGCCGGCGGAATCGCGCCGCATGGACGCCGCGCTGCAGGCGCGCGGCAGCGAGGTGCGCCACACCGAATTCCCGGGCGTCGGCCACGTCTCCTGGCCGCAGGCCTACGCCACCGCGTCGCTGTGGCCGTGGATGTTCGCGCACCGCCTGCCGGCGCGCTGA
- a CDS encoding cysteine dioxygenase — protein MGKYQHLLKILRAIALEHTGVEHPDLATMARELGRVVHQDASALATRLADLRRRRHGFERWQLAERNKPPVSVLVLAWPPNHATPVHDHSGRWGLEMSLVGALEVQTYDRADSGELSLYGRHWLGPGDGFWFESDCAQAYRCRNLSRHDTALSLHVYGGELAGHVIGTQAEPAGRWMAPPRRNAIAGRLSG, from the coding sequence ATGGGCAAGTACCAGCATCTCCTGAAAATTCTGCGCGCGATCGCGCTCGAGCACACCGGCGTCGAACACCCCGATCTCGCCACCATGGCGCGCGAACTGGGTCGCGTGGTGCACCAGGATGCCTCGGCGCTGGCCACCCGGCTGGCCGACCTGCGGCGGCGCCGGCACGGTTTCGAACGCTGGCAGCTGGCCGAGCGCAACAAGCCGCCGGTCAGCGTGCTGGTGCTGGCCTGGCCGCCGAACCACGCCACGCCGGTGCACGACCACAGCGGCCGGTGGGGTCTGGAAATGTCCCTGGTGGGCGCGCTCGAGGTGCAGACGTACGACCGCGCCGATTCCGGCGAACTGAGCCTGTATGGCCGCCATTGGCTCGGCCCGGGCGACGGTTTCTGGTTCGAGAGCGACTGCGCGCAGGCCTACCGCTGCCGCAACCTGTCGCGGCACGACACCGCGCTTTCGCTGCACGTCTACGGCGGCGAGCTGGCCGGGCACGTCATCGGCACGCAGGCCGAACCCGCCGGCCGCTGGATGGCGCCGCCACGACGCAACGCCATCGCCGGCCGCCTGTCCGGCTGA
- a CDS encoding energy transducer TonB — protein MSSASLAVAHRPHPDRIAAISAAIALNLAVIVIASRPSAPAFFHAIEQINPIPTLRLDEPKPPPPLPPVTMKPLPHPPAAPVAHPRPLPSSPPAAAPAAAGNVAAPPAAPSLLPKAATPGPAAAAPVEASLAYRSAPLHFPTRALQQRMHGTVLLRVLVDETGKPVQVSVERGSGYLLLDRSAAEQVLAGWQFQPAMVDGQPVRAWARVPVTFDLRD, from the coding sequence ATGTCGTCCGCAAGCCTGGCCGTTGCTCATCGTCCCCACCCCGACCGCATCGCCGCCATCAGCGCGGCGATCGCACTCAACCTGGCCGTGATCGTGATCGCCTCGCGGCCGAGCGCCCCGGCGTTTTTCCACGCGATCGAACAGATCAACCCGATACCCACGCTCCGTCTGGACGAACCGAAGCCGCCCCCGCCTCTGCCGCCGGTCACGATGAAACCGCTACCGCACCCGCCCGCCGCGCCCGTCGCGCACCCGCGGCCGCTGCCGAGCAGTCCGCCAGCCGCTGCGCCCGCCGCCGCAGGCAACGTCGCCGCGCCGCCAGCGGCCCCGAGCCTGCTGCCGAAGGCGGCCACGCCCGGCCCGGCCGCGGCGGCGCCAGTCGAGGCCAGCCTGGCCTATCGCTCGGCGCCGCTGCATTTCCCCACCCGCGCCCTGCAGCAGCGCATGCACGGCACGGTGCTGCTGCGCGTGCTGGTGGATGAAACCGGCAAGCCGGTGCAGGTGTCGGTGGAGCGTGGCAGCGGCTACCTGCTGCTCGACCGCAGCGCCGCCGAACAGGTGCTGGCCGGCTGGCAATTCCAGCCGGCGATGGTGGACGGGCAGCCGGTGCGCGCATGGGCGCGGGTGCCGGTGACGTTCGACCTGCGCGACTAG